The following coding sequences are from one Mesorhizobium onobrychidis window:
- a CDS encoding phosphatidylserine decarboxylase, translating to MDLVDTIKKTFVAIHREGYPFIAAFAAVTLFLGYFSSILFWVCLILTAWCVYFFRDPERVTPVDDRLVVSPADGIITAVGPAVPPRELGLGGGEMTRISVFMDVFSCHVNRAPVRGRITRIEHRPGQFLNAALDKASADNERNGLVIDSPNGTVAAVQIAGLVARRIVCWAETGGAIGIGERFGLIRFGSRVDVFLPSAATPRVAVGQTAVGGETILAEFGGIAATPLVRVS from the coding sequence ATGGACCTCGTCGACACGATCAAGAAAACGTTCGTTGCGATCCATCGCGAAGGCTATCCGTTTATCGCCGCCTTCGCAGCGGTGACGCTTTTCCTCGGCTATTTCTCTTCGATCCTGTTTTGGGTCTGCCTGATCCTGACCGCCTGGTGCGTCTATTTCTTCCGCGATCCCGAGCGCGTCACGCCTGTCGACGACCGGCTGGTGGTGAGCCCAGCCGACGGCATCATCACGGCGGTCGGTCCGGCCGTGCCGCCGCGCGAACTTGGCCTCGGCGGCGGCGAGATGACCCGCATCTCGGTGTTCATGGACGTCTTTTCCTGCCACGTGAACCGGGCGCCGGTGCGCGGCCGCATCACAAGGATCGAGCATCGGCCGGGCCAGTTCCTCAACGCTGCACTCGACAAGGCGAGCGCCGACAACGAGCGCAACGGCCTGGTCATCGACAGCCCCAACGGCACGGTGGCCGCGGTGCAGATCGCCGGCCTGGTGGCGCGGCGCATCGTCTGCTGGGCCGAGACCGGCGGCGCGATCGGCATCGGCGAGCGCTTTGGGCTGATCCGCTTCGGCTCGCGCGTCGACGTATTCCTGCCGTCGGCCGCAACGCCGCGTGTCGCCGTCGGCCAGACCGCGGTCGGTGGCGAAACCATACTGGCCGAATTCGGCGGCATTGCCGCAACGCCGCTCGTGCGGGTGTCCTGA
- a CDS encoding transporter → MNIALNPEGSDLSPYLPDEHGLFFIYHFTAEGARTEDPAVTHWTWRSYQLSDMRARHEIAAEPALPPPVRDAFLSAGHGCHIDLEGDWLYGDLPDLRHDYSAEARGLGHFRFAFNDTMLIGGRKQPLRSVDNVRKAIDNGSRKFRSPAELIEAVMGQSLDGMTTELAGLSDTLDGIEDRIVCDAWHNERQALVDARRQLVVIHRQMATLTSLFRHLDHSHRNDLPDAINDMAARLSHRAHTLHHDGEQLQARARLLQDELMAKLTTQSNQLLYMLSVMTAVLLPMTIISGLFGMNVGGLPLVDTPAGFWVASAISLVVAAVVYLFVRRLGRGM, encoded by the coding sequence ATGAACATCGCTCTCAATCCCGAAGGCAGCGACCTATCGCCTTATCTGCCCGACGAGCACGGGCTGTTCTTCATCTATCACTTCACCGCCGAAGGCGCGCGAACCGAAGACCCGGCCGTTACACACTGGACATGGCGCAGCTATCAGCTTTCAGACATGCGCGCCCGCCACGAGATCGCCGCCGAGCCGGCTTTGCCGCCGCCGGTGCGCGATGCCTTCCTGTCGGCCGGCCATGGCTGCCATATCGACCTTGAGGGCGACTGGCTCTACGGCGATCTGCCGGACCTGCGCCACGACTATTCGGCGGAGGCGCGCGGGCTCGGCCATTTCCGCTTCGCTTTCAACGACACGATGCTGATCGGCGGCCGCAAGCAACCGCTCCGGTCGGTCGACAATGTCCGCAAGGCGATTGACAACGGATCGCGCAAGTTCCGCTCTCCGGCCGAACTGATCGAGGCTGTCATGGGCCAGTCGCTCGACGGCATGACGACGGAACTCGCTGGCCTTAGCGACACGCTCGATGGCATCGAGGACCGCATCGTCTGCGATGCATGGCACAATGAGCGGCAGGCGCTGGTCGATGCGCGCCGGCAACTGGTGGTGATCCATCGGCAGATGGCGACGCTGACCAGCCTGTTCCGCCATCTCGACCATTCACATCGCAACGACTTGCCGGACGCGATCAACGACATGGCGGCACGGCTTTCGCACCGCGCCCATACATTGCACCATGACGGCGAGCAATTGCAGGCGCGCGCCCGGCTCTTGCAGGACGAGCTGATGGCCAAGCTGACGACGCAGTCGAACCAGTTGCTCTACATGCTGTCGGTTATGACGGCGGTGCTGTTGCCGATGACGATCATCTCAGGCCTGTTCGGCATGAATGTCGGCGGGCTGCCGCTGGTCGACACGCCGGCGGGCTTTTGGGTGGCGTCGGCGATATCGTTGGTTGTCGCGGCGGTCGTCTATCTGTTCGTCAGGCGGCTGGGGCGCGGGATGTAG
- a CDS encoding ArsR/SmtB family transcription factor → MNDPLTEKTCGFADSQSVAAKLAALSHPARIEILRHLSASRSCCCREVVDHLDLAQSTVSQHLKILVEAGLVRYEPDRQRSRYEVDSDALADVSASLAALVNSCCSGR, encoded by the coding sequence ATGAACGATCCCTTGACCGAGAAGACCTGTGGCTTCGCCGACAGCCAGTCCGTCGCCGCGAAGCTCGCCGCGCTTTCGCATCCGGCGCGGATCGAGATCCTCAGGCATCTGTCAGCCAGCCGCTCCTGCTGCTGCCGCGAGGTCGTCGACCATCTCGACCTGGCGCAGTCCACCGTTTCGCAGCACCTGAAGATATTGGTCGAGGCCGGGCTGGTCCGCTACGAGCCGGACCGGCAACGCTCGCGCTATGAAGTCGACAGCGATGCGCTCGCCGATGTTTCCGCATCGCTGGCCGCGCTCGTCAATTCGTGCTGCTCCGGCCGCTAG
- a CDS encoding AMP-binding protein: MTLTLALLAGLVAAWLLIAVVEKFRLGLRFTQALLYVPFKLAYRVADDRIKIARRTAAPVIYVISHQSRLEPALMLSLLPEDTLHILDEVSARSPWLEPWRELGRTIAFNAEHVFVSRRLVRVLKGKGRLAVYLPDAVEPDIKTFRLFRAVTRIAMQADARIVPIFVAGARTLPVSLTPADKAPRRWFPLLSISVLEPMTIAELVARNPDQSSNTNALFDRVSEARLFGSDLNRGLFLAIRDAADRVGASHPIVEDVVSGTLNYRKLFIGARVLGRRFEAVTAPGEAVGLLLPNANGVVLSLIGLLSASRVAAMINYTAGPASVTAAVRTAEIRTVVSSRAFVDKASLADIVAAVEEGGAKLLWLEDVRASVTVLDKLAAALLWRWPQQPQNAAKPAVILFTSGSEGTPKAVVLSHRNLLVNAMQAEARITISPADILLNVLPVFHSFGLTGGTILPLVTGVKLFLYPSPLHYKLIPEVARKARPTVMFGTDTFLANYARTAKDGDFSSLRFIVAGAEAVKPETRRVYRERFQAEIIEGFGLTEASPVVAVNTAIHGRDGTVGRLLPAMRMKLEPVEGISGAGRLWLDGPNLMMGYMTSDRPGELQPLDGWHDSGDIVSVDREGFITIRGRAKRFAKIAGEMVSLGAVEMLVQSLWPEEHHAVVAVPDRRRGERIVLVTTADDADPDELRKFGRQAGAADLMVPNDIVKVEEIPVLGSGKTDYVSTRKLAIDRLGLSAAA; encoded by the coding sequence ATGACCCTGACACTGGCGCTGCTTGCGGGCCTCGTCGCGGCTTGGCTGCTGATCGCCGTGGTGGAAAAATTCCGCCTCGGCCTGCGCTTCACCCAGGCGCTGCTCTACGTGCCGTTCAAGCTCGCCTACCGGGTCGCCGATGATCGTATCAAGATCGCCCGCAGAACAGCCGCCCCGGTCATTTACGTTATTTCGCACCAGTCGCGTCTCGAACCGGCGCTGATGCTGTCACTGCTGCCGGAAGACACGCTGCACATCCTCGACGAGGTCTCGGCGCGATCGCCCTGGCTCGAACCATGGCGCGAGCTTGGCCGCACCATCGCTTTCAACGCCGAGCATGTCTTCGTCAGCCGCCGGCTGGTGCGGGTGCTGAAGGGCAAGGGCCGCCTTGCCGTCTATCTGCCGGATGCGGTCGAGCCTGATATCAAGACATTTCGCCTGTTTCGCGCCGTCACCCGCATCGCCATGCAGGCCGACGCCCGCATCGTCCCGATCTTCGTCGCCGGCGCGCGCACCCTGCCGGTATCGCTGACGCCGGCGGACAAGGCGCCGCGGCGCTGGTTTCCCCTTCTGTCGATCAGCGTGCTGGAGCCAATGACCATCGCCGAGCTGGTGGCACGAAATCCTGATCAGTCCTCGAACACCAATGCGCTGTTCGACCGTGTCTCCGAAGCCCGCCTTTTCGGCAGCGATCTTAACCGCGGCCTGTTTCTCGCCATACGCGACGCCGCCGACCGTGTCGGCGCCTCGCATCCTATCGTCGAAGACGTGGTCAGCGGCACGCTGAACTACAGAAAGCTGTTCATCGGCGCGCGGGTGCTGGGCCGCCGCTTCGAGGCGGTGACGGCGCCGGGCGAAGCGGTTGGACTGCTGCTGCCCAACGCCAATGGCGTCGTGCTGTCGCTCATTGGCCTGTTGTCGGCGAGCCGGGTGGCGGCGATGATCAACTACACCGCAGGCCCGGCCAGCGTGACCGCCGCCGTGCGCACGGCGGAGATCCGCACCGTGGTCTCGTCGCGCGCCTTTGTCGACAAGGCCAGCCTCGCTGACATCGTCGCGGCGGTAGAAGAAGGCGGCGCCAAGCTGTTGTGGCTGGAGGATGTGCGGGCCAGCGTAACCGTACTGGACAAGCTCGCTGCCGCCTTGCTGTGGCGCTGGCCGCAGCAGCCGCAGAATGCCGCCAAGCCAGCGGTGATCCTGTTCACTTCAGGCTCGGAAGGCACGCCCAAGGCGGTGGTGCTGTCGCACAGGAACCTTCTCGTCAACGCCATGCAGGCCGAAGCCCGCATCACCATCTCACCGGCCGATATCCTGCTCAACGTGCTGCCGGTGTTCCACTCGTTCGGGCTCACCGGCGGCACCATCCTGCCGCTGGTCACCGGAGTGAAACTATTTCTCTATCCCTCGCCGCTCCACTACAAGCTGATCCCCGAGGTCGCACGCAAGGCAAGGCCGACCGTCATGTTCGGCACCGACACGTTCCTCGCCAACTATGCGCGCACCGCCAAGGACGGCGATTTTTCCAGCCTGCGCTTCATCGTCGCCGGCGCCGAGGCGGTGAAACCGGAGACACGCCGCGTCTACCGAGAGCGTTTTCAGGCCGAGATCATTGAGGGTTTCGGGCTGACCGAGGCGTCACCAGTCGTTGCCGTCAATACCGCCATCCACGGCCGCGACGGCACGGTCGGGCGGCTGTTGCCGGCCATGCGCATGAAGCTCGAGCCGGTCGAGGGCATTAGCGGCGCCGGACGGTTGTGGCTCGACGGGCCGAATTTGATGATGGGCTACATGACATCAGATAGGCCCGGCGAATTGCAACCGCTCGACGGCTGGCACGATAGCGGCGACATCGTTTCGGTCGACCGCGAAGGCTTCATCACCATTCGCGGCCGGGCCAAGCGCTTCGCCAAGATCGCCGGCGAGATGGTGTCGCTGGGCGCAGTCGAGATGCTGGTGCAGTCGCTATGGCCGGAAGAGCACCACGCTGTGGTGGCGGTGCCGGACAGGCGCCGCGGCGAGCGCATCGTGCTGGTCACCACCGCTGATGACGCCGACCCCGATGAATTGCGCAAATTCGGCAGACAAGCCGGTGCCGCCGATTTGATGGTGCCGAACGACATCGTCAAGGTGGAGGAAATCCCGGTGCTGGGTTCAGGCAAGACCGACTATGTCTCGACCCGCAAGCTGGCGATTGACCGGCTGGGGCTCAGCGCGGCAGCTTAG
- a CDS encoding ABCB family ABC transporter ATP-binding protein/permease, with translation MAEKTVSADSGSTFKTLRNLWPYMWPADRADLRARVVWATVLLVVAKLTLVAGPYFFKWATDALAGDAKSVPPLPAFLLAPVMLVIAYNVVRLVQLGFNQLRDALFARVGQYAVRQLAFRTFIHMHRLSLRFHLERRTGGLSRIIERGTKGIETIVRFTVLNTLPTILEFALTAGIFAVTYGWKYVAVVAVTVWFYIWFTIRASDWRIVIRRDMNDSDTDASTKAIDSLLNFETVKYFNNESMEAERFDRSMARYEIAATRIWTSLGWLNFGQGIIFGLGTVIVMCLSALEVQAGTQTVGDFVFINAMLIQLSVPLNFIGFIYREIRQGLTDIEQMFDLLDVPQEIVDKPGAKPLVVGAGKVEFRDVQFSYDPNRKILKGISFEVPTGKTVAIVGPSGAGKSTISRLLFRFYDIQGGKILIDGQDIRDVTQESLRAAIGMVPQDTVLFNDTIAYNIRYGRVDASEEDVRKAAELAQIGPFIERLPDGYRSMVGERGLKLSGGEKQRVAIARTILKAPPILMLDEATSALDSHTEQEIQAALDLVSKGRTTIVIAHRLSTVISADEIIVLQDGQIAERGTHAALMRKAGLYASMWDRQREATEAEERLRIARERDEFGVVVRRRPSEVS, from the coding sequence ATGGCCGAAAAAACTGTCTCCGCCGATTCTGGCTCGACCTTCAAGACGTTGCGTAATCTGTGGCCCTACATGTGGCCGGCCGACCGTGCCGACCTCCGGGCGCGGGTGGTGTGGGCGACAGTGCTGCTGGTCGTCGCCAAGCTGACACTGGTTGCCGGCCCGTATTTCTTCAAATGGGCGACCGATGCGCTGGCTGGCGACGCCAAGTCGGTGCCGCCGCTGCCGGCCTTCTTGCTGGCGCCAGTCATGCTGGTCATCGCCTACAATGTCGTGCGGCTGGTGCAGCTAGGCTTCAACCAGTTGCGCGACGCGCTGTTTGCCCGCGTCGGACAATATGCGGTGCGCCAGCTCGCCTTCCGCACCTTCATCCACATGCATCGACTGTCGCTGCGCTTCCATCTCGAGCGCCGCACCGGCGGCCTGTCGCGCATCATCGAGCGCGGCACCAAGGGCATCGAGACGATCGTCCGCTTCACCGTGCTCAACACCTTGCCGACTATCCTCGAATTCGCGCTGACAGCCGGCATCTTCGCCGTCACCTATGGCTGGAAATACGTGGCTGTGGTGGCGGTGACGGTCTGGTTCTACATCTGGTTCACCATCAGGGCGAGCGACTGGCGCATCGTCATTCGCCGCGACATGAACGACAGCGACACCGACGCCAGCACCAAGGCGATCGACTCGCTGCTCAATTTTGAGACGGTCAAATATTTCAACAACGAGAGCATGGAAGCTGAACGCTTCGACCGATCGATGGCGCGTTACGAGATTGCCGCCACCAGGATATGGACCTCGCTCGGCTGGCTGAACTTCGGCCAGGGCATCATCTTCGGTCTCGGCACGGTTATCGTCATGTGCCTTTCGGCGCTGGAGGTGCAGGCTGGTACGCAGACGGTTGGCGACTTCGTCTTCATCAACGCCATGCTAATCCAGCTTTCGGTGCCACTCAATTTCATCGGCTTCATCTATCGCGAAATCCGCCAGGGCCTGACCGACATCGAGCAGATGTTCGATCTGCTCGATGTGCCGCAGGAGATCGTCGACAAGCCGGGTGCCAAGCCGCTGGTCGTCGGCGCCGGCAAGGTCGAGTTCCGCGACGTGCAGTTTTCCTACGATCCCAACCGCAAGATCCTGAAAGGCATCAGCTTCGAAGTGCCGACCGGCAAGACGGTTGCCATTGTCGGACCGTCGGGCGCCGGCAAGTCGACCATTTCGCGGCTCCTGTTCCGCTTTTACGACATCCAGGGCGGCAAGATTCTGATCGATGGCCAGGACATTCGCGACGTGACTCAGGAGAGCCTGCGCGCGGCGATCGGCATGGTGCCGCAGGACACCGTGCTGTTCAACGACACCATCGCCTACAACATCCGCTACGGCCGCGTCGATGCCAGCGAGGAGGATGTGCGCAAGGCGGCAGAACTCGCTCAGATCGGGCCATTCATCGAGCGGCTGCCCGACGGCTACCGTTCGATGGTCGGAGAGCGCGGGCTGAAACTGTCCGGCGGTGAGAAGCAGCGCGTGGCGATCGCCCGCACCATTTTGAAGGCGCCGCCGATCCTGATGCTCGACGAGGCGACCTCGGCTCTCGACAGCCATACCGAACAGGAGATCCAGGCGGCGCTCGACCTCGTCAGTAAGGGCCGCACGACCATCGTCATCGCCCACCGGCTGTCGACGGTGATTTCGGCCGACGAGATCATCGTGCTGCAGGACGGCCAGATCGCCGAGCGTGGCACGCATGCCGCCTTGATGCGCAAGGCCGGTCTGTACGCGTCGATGTGGGACCGCCAGCGTGAGGCAACCGAGGCCGAGGAGCGGCTGCGCATTGCTCGCGAGCGCGACGAGTTCGGCGTCGTCGTCCGCCGCCGCCCCTCGGAAGTGTCGTAG
- a CDS encoding SMP-30/gluconolactonase/LRE family protein: MPSQKLAAKEANVVMNGLAFGESPRWHDGRLWFCNWGTGQIIAVDADGNSEVMLTVPATLPYSIDWLPDGRLVVVCGREGLVLRQEADGTLATHADLRGFSTSPWNEIVVDGRGNIYINGGGPAPAPGQHFSPGTIVLIAPDGSVRQVADKIAFANGMAVTPDNKTLIVAESHANRLTAFDIAADGSLANRRRWADLGNGFPDGICLDAEGAIWYADVPNRHCVRVREGSAMLESVDADRGCFACMLGGADGKTLFIVAAEWRGFEHMISDARTGQVLSIEASAPGAGWP; the protein is encoded by the coding sequence ATGCCGTCGCAGAAATTAGCAGCCAAAGAAGCAAATGTCGTGATGAACGGTCTGGCGTTCGGCGAGTCGCCGCGCTGGCATGATGGCAGGCTTTGGTTCTGCAACTGGGGAACCGGCCAGATCATCGCCGTCGATGCCGACGGCAACAGTGAGGTCATGCTCACTGTGCCGGCCACCCTGCCCTATTCGATCGACTGGCTGCCGGACGGTCGCCTGGTCGTCGTCTGCGGGCGTGAGGGGTTGGTGCTGCGGCAAGAAGCAGACGGTACGCTGGCCACCCACGCCGATCTGCGGGGTTTTTCAACGAGCCCTTGGAATGAGATCGTCGTCGACGGGCGCGGCAACATCTACATCAATGGCGGTGGGCCGGCGCCGGCTCCCGGCCAGCATTTCAGCCCCGGCACCATCGTGCTGATTGCGCCGGACGGGTCGGTGCGGCAGGTGGCGGACAAGATCGCCTTCGCCAACGGGATGGCGGTGACGCCTGACAACAAAACGCTGATCGTCGCTGAATCCCACGCCAACAGGCTAACCGCCTTCGACATCGCCGCCGATGGCAGCCTCGCCAACCGGCGGCGATGGGCCGACCTCGGCAACGGCTTTCCCGACGGCATCTGTCTCGATGCCGAAGGCGCTATCTGGTATGCCGACGTGCCCAACCGGCATTGCGTGCGCGTGCGCGAAGGCAGCGCAATGCTCGAAAGCGTTGATGCCGATCGCGGCTGCTTTGCCTGCATGCTCGGCGGCGCCGACGGCAAGACACTGTTCATCGTCGCCGCCGAATGGCGCGGCTTCGAACACATGATCAGCGATGCCCGCACCGGCCAGGTGCTCAGCATCGAGGCTTCCGCACCGGGCGCCGGCTGGCCATAA
- a CDS encoding LysM peptidoglycan-binding domain-containing protein, whose product MTINPLKALLFAVGGSVAAAGTAYVSGALDPYLNRAPPAEVASLTPPVKEPAEPGTDGPPPPAPATDAMAPAAPATADAVAPTFDIVRVEIKGSIVVAGNAAPNAKVEILNGSTVLGSTVAGADGAFAIVLDDPLKPGDYTIALRSMTGNVVTPSAQTAVVSIPQSPAGQVLAMIEEPGKPSELLTVPAPETKPEGPAGDKAAAPAAEDPAAAAPAPGAPAATAPATVEAVPAPAPDVPVAPATPAAGPKIVVEAIEIDGNKIFVAGLADPGRKVRAYANDILLGDAKTSPDGHFLVEATRNIPVGTYTIHVDALDADGVKVVARAAVPFEREPGESVAAVAPAEQKPATPPAAGDATAPAPPATSAEIPETVAPQLEHADSTVIIRRHDTLWQISRRVYGQGVRYSTIYLANQDQIRNPDRIWPGQVFKVPEKSQEGEAANLKAMGDQMTTAPTKAD is encoded by the coding sequence ATGACGATTAATCCATTGAAGGCGCTTTTGTTCGCCGTCGGCGGCTCCGTCGCCGCGGCGGGAACCGCCTATGTGTCGGGCGCGCTCGACCCATATCTCAATCGCGCGCCACCGGCGGAAGTGGCATCGCTGACGCCGCCGGTGAAGGAGCCGGCCGAGCCGGGGACCGATGGACCGCCTCCGCCCGCGCCGGCCACAGATGCGATGGCACCGGCAGCGCCGGCCACGGCCGATGCGGTCGCGCCGACCTTCGATATTGTTCGGGTCGAGATCAAGGGCTCTATCGTCGTCGCCGGCAATGCCGCACCCAACGCCAAGGTCGAGATTCTCAACGGTTCGACGGTTCTCGGCTCGACGGTCGCCGGTGCCGATGGCGCTTTTGCCATCGTTCTCGACGATCCGCTGAAACCCGGCGATTACACGATCGCGCTGCGTTCAATGACCGGCAATGTCGTGACCCCCTCTGCGCAGACAGCCGTCGTCTCGATTCCCCAGAGTCCTGCTGGCCAGGTGCTGGCGATGATCGAAGAACCCGGCAAGCCGTCCGAACTGCTCACGGTTCCGGCGCCCGAGACAAAGCCTGAAGGCCCTGCCGGCGACAAGGCGGCCGCTCCGGCTGCCGAGGATCCCGCTGCCGCAGCACCGGCCCCAGGCGCACCGGCTGCCACGGCGCCGGCCACGGTCGAAGCCGTCCCCGCGCCGGCTCCGGACGTGCCGGTCGCACCGGCAACACCAGCTGCAGGGCCAAAGATCGTCGTCGAAGCGATCGAGATCGACGGCAACAAGATCTTCGTCGCCGGGCTCGCCGATCCAGGCCGCAAGGTGCGCGCCTATGCCAACGACATCTTGCTCGGCGACGCGAAAACTTCGCCCGACGGCCACTTCCTGGTCGAGGCGACGCGCAACATTCCGGTCGGCACCTACACCATCCATGTCGACGCACTCGATGCCGACGGGGTCAAGGTGGTGGCCCGTGCCGCCGTGCCGTTCGAGCGCGAGCCGGGCGAGTCGGTCGCCGCCGTGGCGCCCGCCGAGCAGAAGCCTGCCACGCCACCCGCCGCCGGGGACGCGACCGCGCCTGCTCCACCTGCCACATCGGCTGAAATTCCCGAGACAGTGGCGCCCCAGCTCGAACACGCCGACAGCACCGTTATTATCCGCCGCCACGATACGCTGTGGCAGATCTCGCGGCGCGTCTATGGCCAAGGCGTGCGCTACTCGACCATCTACCTCGCCAACCAGGATCAGATCAGGAATCCAGACCGCATCTGGCCGGGGCAGGTGTTCAAGGTCCCGGAAAAATCGCAGGAAGGCGAAGCCGCCAACCTCAAGGCGATGGGCGACCAGATGACGACCGCCCCGACAAAGGCTGATTAG
- a CDS encoding LysR substrate-binding domain-containing protein has product MQTLDADLLKTFLAFVDSGSLAQAASIVGRSPSAVTAQMQRLEDIVGELLLVPQGRARVLTPAGEDLVGHARRILAVHREAWLALKGVRADGRVAIGTTQDFADSGLPDLLRAFAVSHPRVRIELRVGRSAELAQALQSGTLDLAIAMRRAPAPDEVGVLREPMMWLCSQKGLVSRQDEVPLALLDPHCGFREAAITALDAVGRRYRIAAGSASLAGLRTAVNAGIALTLRTARFAHSGIVEAPHDLGLPPVPIAEFAIRLRQDAEPPAQHLAALFSSNLALAGAPS; this is encoded by the coding sequence ATGCAGACGCTCGACGCCGATCTCCTCAAAACCTTTCTCGCCTTCGTCGACAGCGGCTCGCTGGCGCAGGCAGCATCGATCGTCGGTCGCTCGCCTTCGGCGGTGACGGCGCAGATGCAGCGGCTGGAGGATATTGTCGGCGAACTGCTTTTGGTGCCGCAGGGGCGGGCCCGCGTCCTAACGCCGGCCGGGGAGGATCTGGTCGGCCACGCACGGCGTATCCTGGCAGTGCATCGCGAGGCGTGGCTGGCCCTCAAGGGCGTGCGAGCCGATGGGCGCGTGGCCATAGGCACGACACAAGATTTCGCCGACAGCGGCCTGCCGGATTTGCTCAGGGCCTTCGCCGTGAGTCATCCACGCGTCAGGATCGAATTGCGCGTCGGCCGCTCCGCCGAATTGGCGCAGGCGCTGCAATCCGGCACCCTCGATCTGGCGATTGCCATGCGCCGAGCGCCGGCGCCGGACGAAGTCGGCGTGCTCCGCGAGCCGATGATGTGGCTCTGTTCGCAAAAGGGGCTGGTCTCGCGCCAGGACGAGGTGCCGCTGGCACTGCTTGACCCGCATTGCGGCTTTCGCGAAGCGGCTATCACGGCACTTGATGCGGTTGGCCGCCGCTACCGCATCGCCGCCGGCAGTGCCAGCCTGGCCGGGCTGCGCACGGCGGTGAATGCCGGCATTGCTCTGACGCTGCGGACGGCGCGCTTTGCCCATTCCGGCATCGTCGAGGCACCGCACGACCTTGGCCTGCCGCCGGTTCCCATCGCCGAGTTCGCCATCCGGCTGCGGCAGGATGCCGAGCCCCCGGCACAGCATCTGGCTGCGCTGTTCAGCAGCAACCTTGCCTTGGCAGGGGCACCAAGCTGA
- a CDS encoding TIGR00730 family Rossman fold protein: MNTIRSICVYCGSSPGRDETYAKAGHLLGRSIAKSGLRLIYGGGTRGIMGAVADGALRAGGKVTGIIPRFLINREATEAALNRLDELVITDNMHERKHTMFEKSDAFVALPGGIGTVEEIIEIMTWGQLGHHRKPIVFGNVGGFWDPMLALLDHMMAEGFIHTAQRVKPLVVDDPEAIVAAIMVAGSSVDAPTEGVQSVIDRL; the protein is encoded by the coding sequence ATGAACACGATTCGATCCATCTGCGTCTATTGCGGCTCGTCTCCAGGCCGCGATGAAACCTATGCCAAGGCCGGACACCTGCTTGGGCGTTCGATCGCCAAGTCCGGCCTGCGTCTGATCTATGGCGGCGGCACCAGGGGCATCATGGGAGCCGTTGCCGACGGGGCGTTGCGGGCTGGCGGCAAGGTGACGGGCATCATTCCGCGCTTCCTGATCAACAGGGAGGCCACCGAAGCCGCGCTTAACCGGCTCGACGAGCTCGTGATCACCGACAACATGCACGAGCGTAAACATACGATGTTCGAGAAATCCGACGCCTTTGTGGCGCTGCCTGGCGGCATCGGCACGGTCGAGGAAATCATCGAGATCATGACCTGGGGCCAGCTCGGCCATCATCGCAAACCGATCGTCTTCGGCAACGTTGGGGGATTCTGGGATCCGATGCTGGCGCTGCTCGACCATATGATGGCCGAAGGCTTCATCCACACCGCCCAGCGGGTCAAGCCGCTGGTGGTCGACGATCCGGAAGCGATCGTCGCCGCCATCATGGTCGCCGGATCATCGGTCGACGCACCGACCGAAGGCGTGCAGTCGGTGATCGACAGGCTTTGA
- the pssA gene encoding CDP-diacylglycerol--serine O-phosphatidyltransferase, with amino-acid sequence MGAPFKKFEAHGSGGPRIHEIPMRMVLPNLVTVLAICAGLSGIRFGFEGRFEPAVVMVLLAAFLDGIDGRLARMLKATSKFGAQMDSLADIVNFGVAPALVLYAFLLDQAGSPGWIAALLFTIACGLRLARFNVLDEETDRPQWQTEYFVGVPAPAGAVLVMLPLYLYFLRLGVEPTRPAAFVAGGFTVLVAFLLVSRLPVYSGKSLKVPGDKVLPIILGVVLYILLLMTYPWYTLTASVAGYLLFLPFSVRAYSRRAKREGEKVPPSDIG; translated from the coding sequence GTGGGCGCGCCGTTCAAGAAATTCGAGGCGCATGGCAGCGGCGGTCCGCGCATCCATGAAATCCCGATGCGCATGGTGCTGCCCAATCTCGTCACCGTGCTCGCCATCTGCGCCGGCCTGTCCGGCATCCGCTTCGGCTTCGAAGGCCGTTTCGAACCGGCAGTGGTGATGGTGCTGCTCGCCGCCTTCCTCGACGGCATCGATGGCCGCCTGGCGCGGATGCTGAAGGCGACGTCCAAATTCGGCGCGCAGATGGATTCGCTGGCCGACATCGTCAATTTCGGCGTAGCTCCCGCGCTGGTGCTCTATGCCTTCCTGCTCGACCAGGCCGGCTCGCCGGGCTGGATTGCCGCGCTCCTGTTCACCATCGCCTGCGGGCTGAGACTCGCTCGCTTCAACGTGCTCGACGAAGAAACAGATCGCCCGCAGTGGCAAACCGAGTATTTCGTCGGCGTGCCGGCGCCGGCGGGTGCAGTGCTGGTGATGCTGCCGCTTTATCTGTACTTCCTGCGGCTTGGTGTGGAGCCGACCCGCCCTGCCGCCTTCGTCGCTGGCGGCTTCACCGTTCTGGTCGCCTTCCTGCTGGTCAGCCGGCTGCCGGTCTATTCCGGCAAGAGCCTGAAAGTCCCGGGCGACAAGGTGCTGCCGATCATCCTCGGCGTCGTCCTCTATATCCTGCTTTTGATGACCTACCCCTGGTACACGCTGACAGCGTCGGTCGCCGGCTATCTGCTGTTCCTGCCGTTCAGCGTGCGCGCCTATTCCAGGCGCGCCAAGCGCGAGGGCGAGAAGGTGCCGCCTTCAGACATCGGCTGA